DNA from Caldilineales bacterium:
GATGGGGAAAGCATAGCACCGATAACCACCTGTGGCAAATTCGTCCAGAAAGCCCCGCGCAAGCGCCAGCCGGTACGATACATCTTCAGACGCGCGCATGGAAGCCGTCCCAGGTCAGGTCCCAGACGCAAGCAGCGGCAACCGTCGCACGCGAATGCGACCTGGCTGCACCGTCACCATCGCCCCCAACTCCAATTCTTCGTCGTATTCTTCCAGCACGCGCCGGATCAGAGCTACAAGTGCTTCGGCGCGCAGACCTTCGATACGAATACGGATGACGGATGGTCCCACGGCGCCCGAAAAGGCCAATAGAGCATGGAAATCGGCATCGAGCGTGACAACGATGCGGTCTTCGTGACGGGCATGCTCCAAAATGGCGACGTCAGCAGCGGTGGCAAGGCCGATCTCGCCGGTGTGAAAGGCGTCAACACCAAGTGCACGTAACAGGGCGGCTGCCGAGCGCGGCAATCCCTGGTCGAGCAAGAGGCTCACAGTGCGAACTCGACAACCCGGTCGTCGAGATGTCCGGCGGCATACACCAATGCCTGGCGGATGTCATCGTCTTCCAACTCAGGGTACTCCTGGCGTAGCTCAGTGCGATCCGGATAGATTGCCAGCAACTCGATCACGCGACGCACCGTCAGGCGCAGGTCGCGGATGCAGGGTTGGCCATTCATGCGGCCGGGGTGAATCGTGATGCGATTCAATATCATCGTCGGCTTCCTCCGTGCATTCATTTTCGCATGAAGTACATCGCATCGCAACCCTGCGGTAGGCAAGCGAGACGTCAGTCAAAACTGAAGTCACTTTGACATCAGTGGTTTTATCACGGACAAAGGACGAAAGACAATGGACGAAGAAGGCCGTCTGCATGGAGGAATCGCCTTTGTCCTTCGTCCCTTCGCTGCTCTCAGGGCAAGCTCTTCGTCTTTCGTCAAATCAGAAACGGAACTTATGGTTTCAGAGTGACTTGGGTCTAGGCCGCATTTGCGGCTACCAAGATCTGGTGTTTGTGTGCCTCAGCATAGATTCGTAAGGCGGCGATCATCCGCTGCTCATAATCATCATCCTGGGCTTGGAACCACTCGAGGAGATCAGGTTCGATATGCACGGTCACAGCCACAGGTTGTGGCAGGCGCCATTTGGCGCGGCGGAAGAACACCTCGTCCAATGGTCGGAGTTCGGAGTGATCGATATCGTTATCGGTCAGGCCATCAACCATGGCCCAGTTCGTCTCTGAGTAGTTGTTCATATTGGCGTCGTTCCCAGCACGAATGTGCTCGCAGTGCGCATATCGTAGCATGTGCGCTTGACTTGCGCAACCGCCGCCGGTTTCCGGGCTTTTGGCTCAGCCCTCGATCCTGATGTATAACACAGACGTTCTGTTCCTGATGAAGGATTGCTATGGCCGACTCTCTGACTCGCACGCCCGGCTTTGCCATCGACAGGCTGCCCGAAGCATTGCAGCCGGGTTTTCGCGAGTTGTATCAGGGCGCTTCGGCGGCGGCGGTATCGCACCTGGAGACGAATCAAGTCCACCAGGGCGATGCCCGCGATCTGTTGCCTCGGATCGCAGCCAACAGCGTGGCCCTCAGCGTGTGGTCGCCGCCCTACTTTGTGGGCAAGGACTACGAGGCCCATCTCAGCTTCGATGACTGGCAATCGCTGCTGGCGACGGTCATTCGTCTCCATTTTCCTATCATCCGCCCTGGCGGTTTCCTGGCTATCAACATCGCCGACATCCTCTGCTTTCAAGACTATTCCATGCCGCGCGTCCAGGCCGAGGCGGTGAGCCGGCGGCGGTCGCCGGTGACGCGAGAGGATGTGCTACGGGCGATGGCCGAGCATCCGACCTACAATCGCTACGAATTGGCCCGCCTATTGGGGTGCAGTGAGCAAACCATCGACCGCCGGTTGAACGGGAACAACATCCGTGGGGGTAAGTACGAGCCGCAGACGCGGGTCAAGATCGTGGGCGGGCTGATCGAGGAGTGGGCGCTTGCAGCCGGTTTCTTTCCCTATGACCGCCGCGTGTGGGTGAAAGATGCGGCCTGGGAAAACTCGCGCTGGGCGAGCCTATCCTATCGCGCCGTGGACGAATTCGAGTATATCTACATTTTCTGGAAACCGGGCATCACCCGATTCGATCGCACGCGGCTGACCCGCGAGGAGTGGCGGGAGTGGGGGTCGCGAGGGGTGTGGACCTTCCCTTCGGTGCGAGCCAATGACGATCATGAGGCGAAGTTCCCGATCGAGTTGCCGCGGCGGGTGATCCGTTTGCTTACGGACAAGGATGACATCGTGCTCGATTGCTTTTTGGGCAGCGGTACGACGGCGGTGGCCGCGCTTGAGCTTGGTAGGCAGTACATCGGCATCGAGCTTGAACCAAAATATGTTGCTCTCACCAGGCAGCGTTTGGCGGCTGGTTTTCAACCCACCTTGTGGACGCTCTGAACATGCTGATCCATCCCCAAGAACTCGTCAGCCATTTGACTCGCCTCGAAGATATCGAACGAGCCTCACTGCGGCTTGTCGTACAGGCGCTGCTTGACTTTCGCCAGACTGCACTCGAAATCTTTACTGCAGAATCGGACCTCGCCGCTGATATTGGCGAGGACATCACCCGTGAGGCATTGGACAAGTTGGGCATGTCCAGGATCGAGCAACGACTTTTCGGCAAGATAGATTTCAAGCGCGCGAGGTATCTCTTTCACCCCGAATACGCAATCAAACAAGCACTTTTTGTCGATTCGAAAGCTGAGAAGATCGAAGGCCAGAACACGGCTACACTACAAACCTCGCAGTTTTCTATGTCCGTTCGACAGATGCGATCGGGAGAAGAGGTGAATGTATCCGGCAAGTTGCCGCCGATTCTTGAACTTCAGGGCGATTCGTTCATCACGACGACGATCTTCGTCAAGTACAACTACCGCGACCAGGAGGGCAGGCATCATCTCGAGAGCATGACGGTTGCAGCTCTGCCCAATGGCCTGCTTCAGGAAAACTACAATCCCTCACCGCTCGACTCGATTTGGCTTGTGGGAAGGAATGCCCCCACGTTGGGTGAAGAGTTTCGCGTTCGCCTCAGCTTCGCGCGTCTGAAGAAGAAGGCCAACTGGCGGGTGCAACGGATTCCGTTGCCGCCTGGCGCTTTCGTTTGGGAGAGCTAAGGATCATACTCTGCGCATGACAAACACAATCGATCTCCCCCACTTCGGCGTCTTCTCCGCCGATGATGGCCTCATCCCGCTGACTGCGAGCAGCGACGGCCTCCACCGGGCGGGCGAGGACGGTGTGCGGGCCATTGCCACCACCGGTGATGGCAAGGTCGAGTTTATCGGCTTCGACCAACACACGCTGGCTTACGTCCGCTCGGCGCTGGGCTACCCCGCCTACTATCCTGTGCCCTCGGTCGAGTTGCATCGCCCCGTGCAGGCTGTGCTGATGGATTTGGATGGGACGAGCGTGCACAGCGAGCCGTTTTGGGTCTGGATCATGCAGATGACGACCGCTTCACTGTTGGGAGACCCCGACTTCGAACTGGAAGAGGCCGACCTGCCCCATGTCAGCGGCCACAGCGTCTCTGAGCACCTGAGCTACTGCCTGACCAAATACTGCCCCGACCGCACGCTGGAACAAGCGCGTTCGCGCTATTTCGAGCACACGCACCGCGAATTGGCGGCCATCCTGGCCGGCGGCGGGCGCAAAGAGGCGATGCAGCCGGCGCCGGGGTTGAAGGACTTTCTGCTCTGGACGAAGGGGCGCGGGATCAAGATTGCCCTGGTGACATCCGGGCTGTACGAGAAAGCCTATCCCGAGATCAAGGCCGCCTTCGACCTGCTGGCAATGGGCGCGCCAGAAAAGTTCTACGACGCCATCATCACGGCCGGGTTCCCACTACGGCCGGGCGAGGCAGGGACGTTGGGCGAGTTGGCGCCCAAGCCACATCCCTGGCTGTATGCCGAAGCCTGCCGGGTGGGGCTGGGCATCCCCTTCGAGCAACGGCACGGCGTCATCGGCATCGACGACAGCGGCGCCGGGGTCTGCTCGGTGCGGCTGTCGGGATTCACCACCGTCGGCATGGCGGGCGGGAATATCGAGGCCGCCGGTGCAAGGGTGCTCTGCCAGCACATCTGCCAGGATTTCAGCGAGGTGGCGCGGGTGATCGAAGGGTAAGGTGGGCGAGGTGCGACGCACTTCCAAAGTGCGTCGCACCTGGTCTACAGCACCTGGTCTACAGCACCTGGTCTACAGCGCCCGCATGCGGTTGTTGCGCGGATTGTGTTCGACCTCAGCCAGCCCCAGTACTTCCAGCACCGGTGGCACATAGAGGCCGAAACGCCCGCGCAGGCCCTTCTTCTGGCCATACCAGCCGCCGATGGGGTTATCGGGTGAGCGCCCCCAGGCTTCGACCGTGCCCTCTTTGGCCGGCTTTTGCTCGTCGGCGGCGCCCAACTCCATCCAGTCGCCATGCGCCTTCAGCATGGCGTGCAAATCGTCGATGCAGCGCAAATCGTAGAGCAGCTCGGTCGTTCCCACCCGGCACACCAGGGCGGGCGGCGTGCGCGTCTCGTCGCGGTGCATGGTGAATTCGGAAGTCCCCGGCGGCGTCTTCAGCACCCAGGGGGCGTCTTTGGTTCCACTTCCAGTTGCCATCTTGGTCTCCTTTCGTGTAGTCAGCGTGGTGTGTTTGTGTAGAGCCAGTAATCTCGAGACTTACCGGTGGGGCGGCGAGGCTGTTGGCGTTCTTGCGTTGCTCAGCAATCTGAGCAGTAATAGCGGTTGACAAAACGGCTTGCCGTTTCTCTCCTCCAGCGAATCGTCGCTCCTTTGTGAGTGGCCTGCCTGAAAGGGCTAGCTGGAGGAGTTTTGTTACCTATGCCCGCACCCTCTCCCCCTT
Protein-coding regions in this window:
- a CDS encoding site-specific DNA-methyltransferase; this translates as MADSLTRTPGFAIDRLPEALQPGFRELYQGASAAAVSHLETNQVHQGDARDLLPRIAANSVALSVWSPPYFVGKDYEAHLSFDDWQSLLATVIRLHFPIIRPGGFLAINIADILCFQDYSMPRVQAEAVSRRRSPVTREDVLRAMAEHPTYNRYELARLLGCSEQTIDRRLNGNNIRGGKYEPQTRVKIVGGLIEEWALAAGFFPYDRRVWVKDAAWENSRWASLSYRAVDEFEYIYIFWKPGITRFDRTRLTREEWREWGSRGVWTFPSVRANDDHEAKFPIELPRRVIRLLTDKDDIVLDCFLGSGTTAVAALELGRQYIGIELEPKYVALTRQRLAAGFQPTLWTL
- a CDS encoding BglI family type II restriction endonuclease yields the protein MLIHPQELVSHLTRLEDIERASLRLVVQALLDFRQTALEIFTAESDLAADIGEDITREALDKLGMSRIEQRLFGKIDFKRARYLFHPEYAIKQALFVDSKAEKIEGQNTATLQTSQFSMSVRQMRSGEEVNVSGKLPPILELQGDSFITTTIFVKYNYRDQEGRHHLESMTVAALPNGLLQENYNPSPLDSIWLVGRNAPTLGEEFRVRLSFARLKKKANWRVQRIPLPPGAFVWES
- a CDS encoding BrnA antitoxin family protein encodes the protein MNNYSETNWAMVDGLTDNDIDHSELRPLDEVFFRRAKWRLPQPVAVTVHIEPDLLEWFQAQDDDYEQRMIAALRIYAEAHKHQILVAANAA
- a CDS encoding HAD hydrolase-like protein, which translates into the protein MTNTIDLPHFGVFSADDGLIPLTASSDGLHRAGEDGVRAIATTGDGKVEFIGFDQHTLAYVRSALGYPAYYPVPSVELHRPVQAVLMDLDGTSVHSEPFWVWIMQMTTASLLGDPDFELEEADLPHVSGHSVSEHLSYCLTKYCPDRTLEQARSRYFEHTHRELAAILAGGGRKEAMQPAPGLKDFLLWTKGRGIKIALVTSGLYEKAYPEIKAAFDLLAMGAPEKFYDAIITAGFPLRPGEAGTLGELAPKPHPWLYAEACRVGLGIPFEQRHGVIGIDDSGAGVCSVRLSGFTTVGMAGGNIEAAGARVLCQHICQDFSEVARVIEG
- a CDS encoding DUF433 domain-containing protein, translating into MILNRITIHPGRMNGQPCIRDLRLTVRRVIELLAIYPDRTELRQEYPELEDDDIRQALVYAAGHLDDRVVEFAL
- a CDS encoding DUF5615 family PIN-like protein gives rise to the protein MSLLLDQGLPRSAAALLRALGVDAFHTGEIGLATAADVAILEHARHEDRIVVTLDADFHALLAFSGAVGPSVIRIRIEGLRAEALVALIRRVLEEYDEELELGAMVTVQPGRIRVRRLPLLASGT